The genomic region AAGCTGAAGAGTATGCAGCGTAAGGATTGCAGAGAGGCAGGGGTGCAGGGGTGCAGAGGGGAATTTCTAAATACCCGAACGCAATGCCTAAAACTTCTTCTTTCTCCCCTGCTCCTCCGCTCCTCTGCACCCCTGCTGCCCCAACGATTTTCTCTTTTCTTAGTGCCATTCGGCTTGATACCCATGTTCCGCTCCGCTTCACGGCAACTCTTGGAGACGCTACGCGAACGGGACAGGGATTGCTCCCCCCGCTCCAAGCTTTGCGCCCCTCCGCCTCTTCAGTCACTATTGATGACTTGAGAAATTGGTACAATGCCGCAGATAAGTTGGGGAAGCCGGAGAATTACAAAAAACGCATTGTAGAAGTGGCTAATGGGTTTAAAGCTGGTGAGCAATTATCAGCCCAAGCGTTGACAGTAATGAATCAAGATACATTTGAACTTGAAGCCATCAGTCGGCTAAGTCAAATTGCTCAAAGGATTGGTATGGTCTTGGGTAAGTCTGATGAAAATATTACTCAATTTCTTGGAAAAATTTATGGTATAACCTTTAATACCCAACAAAGAGATTTAACTATTTTGCAGAAAAATGGAGAGATAATTTTAAACTTGCAATCAGGGAGAGTGCAGACAAATAAACTAACTCCACAGATATTACAAACTTTTGAGGATGCTAATACTCAAATTGATAGAATATTAACTAAATCTCAAACACAACAAATAGACATACAAAGATAAATTGTAAGAATTCCGGAGCCAGAATATATAAGGAGTTTATTAAAACTAAGATACTTATTTATCAAAGCTTTATTTAATTCTTTAACAATTCAGAATAGCTGAATTATTACTCCGGAATCCTTACGAATTATTTAGCCATTGTTCAAGTTGATTTTTTAGCTCGAAATCGTTCTGAATCCTGACTTTTGCCGTTAAGTATTGATTTGATTTTTGGTAAGGATTCAGGTCATACCAAAATCTCTACAATCTTTTGCTGATAAAGGTTTCCGGAGATTAGTCACAAATTTATATTCTCAATAAGAATTGCGTAACGACTAGATTTTCGTACCTTATTGCGACTAAAGGTATGTTTATAAGCGAAACTCAATTTTGAAACTAGCTCTGTGACTGGGTTTTAAACACCTGAATCCTTACGATTTTTGAAAAACTAAGTTGGCTAGAAGGTTGCTCTATAAAGGGTTACTTCTGAGTGTACTTAAGAAAATTCAACTTTCATTGCTACATATGCATTTGCAAAGCGTTTGTATAGAAGAATTGCTCCTAAATTTGCTCCCAGACAGATGCTTCCTAGTCCCAATAAAATGTATGTGGGAGCCATGACAACTCCAATCATGAACCAAGCAAATACGTGCAGTATGATTAATAAAGCAAAGGTACTGGCAATTGCAGCACTTCGCCAAATCTCAATAGCTGGACGACACAATAATGTCAAACCTATTGTTAAGGAGGTAGCAATTAGGTTGACTGGGATTAGAAAGGCACAAATACCAATGCAGTAAGTGCTTGAAAATACCGTCAAGGTGTTAAAGTCTAACATGAATTCTCCTAGATTAAATTGTCAAATTTTAGATGAATATTTGTCCTGATATCCTCAAGGCTAGTCAGACTTTAAAAGATTTGTAGGTTAGCCAAAACTATGGCGTTACTCAGATATTAGTGAAGACACACTAAAAATTTGAACCACCAACTTCTTGGTGGTTCAGAGTTATACTTCGTATTAGCTACTAGTCAAGCACTTAAGCAGGAAATATTGTCTGGATAATCAGTGCGCTGGCGAACCCAGAAAGACTAAGACCTAGCAAAACACTAGTAAACAAAAGACCTATTCGAGGGTTAGAATCTAGTTTTTTGTCTTCTCTACCACCTGTAAAGAATAAAGACCAAGCTTGGGAAGCATTGATAGTCTTAAAGCTATTAAAATTAGGTCTGAAAACAACAGAACCAAATAGCTCAGGAGATTTGAAGTCTAAATCATTGTTCATGTAAATAAGTATAACAAATATCTTGTCAAATAGCTAGTTTTATGATATTTACCTACAGATAAAGGCAAGGTAGATATGTCGAGGGCAGCGATCGCCAGCGTTGAGTGGTGATTTTTCAGAGAGAGCTGAGGAACGGATATCGCTCAAAATGTATCAAATAGTGATACCGTGACCACTACGTTGCCAACTTCCTTTGACGGTTACAAATCAAAATCAAGGCTGAATGTTTCTCCTGAAGAATCTTCTTCTTTGTCCTCTGCAAATTGAGTTGGAGTCCAAGAGGTGAGTTGGTTTGACTCAGTATTAATCGGAGTGTTTGCTATTTGCTGTACAGGTAATCCAGCCTTGATGAAAACAAAATAGCAAGTCCCCTATAAAGTAAATCGTGTCCAGGTAACTTTTATCTAGTTTTTGCGATTCTGCAAATATGCGCTCTCGGTAATTATCTTTGAGGCGAACTTTTTCCGGTGCTAAGTCTTTTTTATCTACCATTGTTATAACTTCACTTAAGAGATGTGCCCGTTAGATTTTTGCTGCTAATAGTTTTTGCCATCTCTAAAAGCCCAGAGACATTGGCTTCTACCGGATTGTCCAGGATTTTGAAGCCGTTTTTCTCCAACAGTTTCTTAAATCCTGGTAAGAGGCAGCCTCCACCGATCGCCCATTCGCAATTATTATCTCTCAACTTTAATTGTGGGCTTAAATATTGATACGTGTCTTTATTAATAAGTTGAGGAGCCATAAATCAATTGCGAATTGCGAATTGCGAATTGCGAATTGTTGGGTCATCTGGACCAACAACTACTCCTGCCGGTTCAATCCATTCCTATTCAACATTGAAGTATTCGTTCATGTTTCAATGCGTGGCTGTGGTTGACTAGTTAGATCATTGGCATACAAAACAAGCCAGGTGTAACTGGTGAGTGCTGTAGCTTCATACTGTTCAGTTGTAGCGGTGCTGCAACCTTGCGGGGCTACAAAAAGGGCTATGATGCAGATAAAATAAGCCTCATAGCTCTCTTCCCTTGTTGATAATACTTCCGCTTATTAGGAGCTAGTGTCATTAAGTCAGCCACCAATTCATAAGAATTTTCCATAAAATCGACCCAGTTAGACCCATATAATCCAATATAAAAACTGCTATGACGCCGAACTGTCCGCCCCAATTCTTTAATTCGACCGACATATTTTTGAACACCCATACGTTTAACTTTTTGACCAGATATAGTTGCAGCAGTATCGGCAAGCGAGATTAATAATATTAATGAAATTAGCCGTTGTCCTGATACATTAGTATCTTCTAAGTTGTAACCACCACTCTTAAAATCTCTAAACATCTCTTCAATATCAAACCGTTTTTTATAAGCTTTAATACTCGACTCTAAAGTATCAAAATTAGTGAGAATAAACCAGCCTTCTTCAGGGGCGACTCCAAAGCGTTTACGTTTCCATTTACCAGCAAGGTTAAAACTGATAAATCCTGTAGACTTTGTATATTTAACCCCTTGAAAAAAAAACGAAACTCCAGGCGATAAACCTGAATCTTTTAATTGCAGCCAAATCTCGGGTTCTATTTCTATAAAAGCATCTTTTTTTATACGTAAACAAAAGTACACTTTCTGCTCTGTAAGCCAGTTAGCCAATTTCAGTGAACAGAATTCGCGGTCTCCTAGCACAACAGTTTTATAATTTTTAAACAGGGGTAGCGCTTTATTAAAAACAACTTTTTGTTCGTCAAAATTACTCGAGCCTAACTTGTTTAATAACTCAAAATATATTGGAATAGACCTTTTATCCCAAACCACACTAATCATTAATAGGTTAATGCATCCCCAATTAGTCCGGTCTATAACTACATAAACAACTTCAGTCAAAGGAAAATATATTTCTAGCCAGCTTTTAACTATGGGAAACCATATTTCTTCAACATTTATGTAATTCAGAGATAAAAAACGTTGAATCTTTTTTCTTCTACTCTCAAACAATATTGGAATAGGTAAAGCTGTAGCCAATGCCTCAAGGCTTACAGTTTTAATAGATTGTAATAAATTTATCAGGATTTTTAGTAATAAATATTCTGCACGTCCCAATTCTCGCTTGAGGTTTGTTTCGTAGAATTCTGGTAACATTATCATTAAATAGAGCTTGTTGCGAATGAATGCTCTTTTTCTTTTACCACAAATTGCTACACTCTTTGTAATATAAGCATTCTAGACCATTTTGTCTCCCCTCAAGCAGTGCCGTTAGTGCAGTTATTATTGAGGGTACAAATCTCATTTGCATTATCAATCTTTAATATCTCTTAGCAATCACTCTTGAAGAGGGAGTGTGCCATCATTCCTGCCAAGGTGAAGGAATGGCTGTTGTTGAAAGCACCTGACCCGTTGTTAATCTGATAGCCGTCTGCTCACAATTAGGACATTGGACTTTCACCTGAATTAGTGAAGGATGGCCTTTGTATTCTCCCATCACAGGCTCTCCAATATATTCGCTAATTATTCCCTGTTGGCAGTGGTAGCACTCGAATATGATACGCCCCACTGAGGAGTTACAATCCAAAAACTGGATATGTTGACAGCGTTCTGGCGGTAACTCTTGTTCATCATCTCCCTTTGTCAATTGGCCCTGCTGCTTGGACTGTTGCGGTGATTTGGATTTTCTCTTGTCACCAGAGGTACGTTCTGCTTTACTTTTCTCTAAATGTTGCGGTTTTTCAACAGCGTTCGGCTTTGATTTTAAAGGCGGTATCACCTCTGCTTGGGCTGGCTGCTCAAGTGACGGCAGATCATCACTGGGAGTAATATCAGGCTGAGAGGTTGGCTGCTGTTTCTCTACTGGTTTATAAGCTACAAAGTCAAGCTTTTGGCTTTGGTCGTTGGGTTTTAACTCTTGCTTAGGTGGCTTGGGCGATCGCTTGGTAGACTTCATTAGAACTTTCTTTCCTGAACTTTGGGAAATAAGTATATTTTAACCGCCAATTTGTTTCACTAAATCGCTCCTCATCGCCAGAACGAAAGTATAGTTAGCTTTTTAGGTAACAAGCAATTTGGAGCATTAGTTTTTCATTACTTTGGTGTAAAACTTGTGAAAATCTTTGCGGTCTACTTAAATTGTCATAGAATCAGTTCATTCTGTAAATAATATATATATGTTTTTTCATCAAAAATCGCATAGTCCTAAGAAAATATGATTATCGCAGTTACTAATCAAAAGGGAGGAGTAGCCAAGACAACCTCTACTATCGCACTAAGTGGATTGCTGGCAGAAAGTTCCTCCTGCCTTGTAGTTGACTTTGATCCCCAAGGCAATTTAACCACAGGTCTAGGAATCAAGATTCAGCCAGGGCAGATGACTGCTTATGAAG from Nostoc flagelliforme CCNUN1 harbors:
- a CDS encoding IS4 family transposase, which codes for MLPEFYETNLKRELGRAEYLLLKILINLLQSIKTVSLEALATALPIPILFESRRKKIQRFLSLNYINVEEIWFPIVKSWLEIYFPLTEVVYVVIDRTNWGCINLLMISVVWDKRSIPIYFELLNKLGSSNFDEQKVVFNKALPLFKNYKTVVLGDREFCSLKLANWLTEQKVYFCLRIKKDAFIEIEPEIWLQLKDSGLSPGVSFFFQGVKYTKSTGFISFNLAGKWKRKRFGVAPEEGWFILTNFDTLESSIKAYKKRFDIEEMFRDFKSGGYNLEDTNVSGQRLISLILLISLADTAATISGQKVKRMGVQKYVGRIKELGRTVRRHSSFYIGLYGSNWVDFMENSYELVADLMTLAPNKRKYYQQGKRAMRLILSAS
- a CDS encoding ParA family protein, whose amino-acid sequence is MIIAVTNQKGGVAKTTSTIALSGLLAESSSCLVVDFDPQGNLTTGLGIKIQPGQMTAYEVLTVISKRYSIYVL